The Nitriliruptor alkaliphilus DSM 45188 genome includes a region encoding these proteins:
- a CDS encoding OsmC family protein: MSTMTTTDTHRNGVDTGTLYATLDAIAAQPDLARFQFRADNEWKGGAHNRSTIQSFYGAGAEDSARQVTFQLDAGEPALLLGQDEGPNPAEFALHALAACLTTTLVYVAAARKVTLTRVTSHLEGDLDVRGALGIDDEVRNGFQAVRVRFTVEGDAPEEKLRELVARAQARSVVFDTFNNPVDVTVEVDTP; this comes from the coding sequence ATGAGCACGATGACCACGACCGACACCCACCGCAACGGCGTCGACACCGGCACGCTGTACGCCACCCTCGACGCGATCGCGGCGCAACCGGACCTGGCACGGTTCCAGTTCCGCGCCGACAACGAGTGGAAGGGCGGCGCGCACAACCGCTCGACCATCCAGAGCTTCTACGGGGCGGGCGCCGAGGACTCGGCCCGGCAGGTGACCTTCCAGCTCGACGCCGGTGAGCCGGCGCTGCTGCTCGGTCAGGACGAGGGCCCGAACCCGGCGGAGTTCGCCCTCCACGCGCTGGCGGCCTGTCTGACCACCACCCTCGTGTACGTGGCGGCTGCGCGCAAGGTCACCCTGACCCGTGTGACCTCCCACCTCGAGGGCGACCTCGACGTCCGTGGCGCGCTCGGCATCGACGACGAGGTCCGCAACGGCTTCCAGGCCGTCCGTGTCCGCTTCACCGTCGAGGGCGACGCGCCCGAGGAGAAGCTGCGTGAGCTCGTCGCTCGGGCGCAGGCGCGTTCGGTGGTGTTCGACACCTTCAACAACCCGGTGGACGTGACCGTCGAGGTCGACACGCCGTGA
- a CDS encoding ATP-binding protein, which yields MLLEREAELAVLDEALERADEDRSGSVVLVSGEPGIGKSTLVAAWVRDRAQRARVLMGACDDLVPPRTLGPWRDAVRGTAGPLNTALAADASRDTLLAAVDEELRNPLRPTVAVIEDVHWADEATLDVLRFLGRRVADAPVVLVLTHRDGLGDGHPLLSLTGSLAGPHVRRLPLGGLSLAAVSALPGAAGRSDAAHLHEVTAGNPFFLTEVLAAPDGTVPMTIRDATAARLRELTAASRAALEQLAVAPGGLELDLIAAVVDGGVATFVEAERLGLVVVEDGDVRFRHELTRRAVVAACPAAQQAACHGRLLAALDEARTDPARLVHHALGAGDAARTAHHAPAAARAAVRAGAHRDAAAAFGQALRAPDLLPATERATVRAELARELLRINRLAEALDEAERAVAEWEVLDDARGLGIALTVLAEARYWGLRSETAVAAAERAAQVLEGTDHRLELAAARSTHAFVLLMANRFEEAAEVGTAAVALAERVGAAGVLADSLTQRGTARVMCGDSGGLTDLRRALDGAVEAGTHEQVITAAVGTASAAFRSGRIELAEHALDVGLAHASGHDLDAGVATLGMMRAGFDLSQGAWNAAEEVFRSVHGDGSGTGWAETVAAAMIGRLLARRGEDGAERFLERGWSLAVASGEIQRLGPAAAAYLEWGWLTGRVDQVRAVAEQATATAARVGHLWYLGELLRYRALVDGPAEPPPAVPEPWASGIRGDWRSAATGWRDRGWPYLEALELTCGDPAAMLEGLAILDRLGAVATATSVRRRLRDLGVARVPRGPRAETRDHPLGLTPRQVEVLDLVCAGATNGEIAERLVLSVRTVDHHVSAILAKLGVSNRREASARAGELGLLASPAS from the coding sequence GTGCTGCTCGAGCGGGAGGCCGAGCTGGCCGTCCTCGACGAGGCGCTCGAGCGCGCCGACGAGGATCGGTCCGGCAGCGTGGTGCTCGTCTCGGGCGAACCGGGTATCGGCAAGTCGACGCTCGTCGCGGCGTGGGTCCGCGACCGGGCGCAGCGCGCCAGGGTCCTGATGGGGGCGTGCGACGACCTGGTCCCGCCGCGGACGCTCGGTCCGTGGCGTGACGCCGTCCGTGGCACGGCCGGGCCGCTCAACACCGCCCTGGCCGCCGACGCGTCACGGGACACGTTGCTCGCGGCCGTCGACGAGGAGCTCCGCAACCCGCTGCGTCCGACGGTGGCGGTCATCGAGGACGTCCACTGGGCCGACGAAGCCACCCTCGACGTCCTGCGGTTCCTCGGTCGCCGCGTCGCCGACGCGCCGGTCGTCCTGGTGCTGACCCACCGGGACGGCCTCGGGGATGGCCACCCGCTGCTCTCGCTCACCGGGTCGTTGGCGGGGCCGCACGTCCGGCGGCTTCCCCTCGGGGGGCTCTCGCTCGCGGCGGTGAGTGCCCTCCCGGGCGCGGCAGGACGCTCCGACGCCGCGCACCTGCACGAGGTCACCGCCGGGAACCCGTTCTTCCTCACCGAGGTCCTCGCCGCGCCCGACGGGACCGTGCCGATGACGATCCGGGACGCCACGGCGGCGCGCCTGCGCGAGCTGACGGCGGCGAGCAGGGCGGCGCTCGAGCAGCTCGCGGTGGCACCCGGTGGTCTCGAGCTCGACCTGATCGCGGCCGTGGTCGATGGTGGGGTCGCCACCTTCGTCGAGGCGGAGCGGCTCGGTCTGGTCGTGGTCGAGGACGGCGACGTGCGGTTCCGGCACGAGCTGACGCGGCGCGCCGTGGTCGCGGCGTGTCCCGCGGCCCAGCAGGCCGCGTGCCACGGACGGCTGCTGGCGGCGCTCGACGAAGCTCGCACCGATCCCGCCCGCCTCGTCCACCACGCGCTCGGCGCAGGCGACGCGGCCCGCACGGCACACCACGCGCCGGCGGCGGCACGTGCCGCCGTCCGAGCAGGAGCCCACCGGGACGCGGCGGCTGCCTTCGGACAGGCGCTGCGTGCCCCTGACCTCCTCCCGGCGACCGAACGCGCGACCGTCCGCGCGGAGCTCGCACGTGAGCTGCTGCGGATCAACCGCCTCGCAGAGGCGCTCGACGAGGCGGAACGGGCCGTCGCGGAGTGGGAGGTGCTCGACGATGCCCGCGGCCTCGGGATCGCGCTGACCGTACTCGCCGAGGCCCGCTACTGGGGTCTGCGCTCGGAGACGGCGGTCGCGGCGGCCGAACGCGCCGCGCAGGTCCTCGAGGGGACCGACCATCGGCTCGAGCTCGCCGCCGCGCGCAGCACCCACGCCTTCGTGCTCCTCATGGCCAACCGGTTCGAGGAGGCAGCCGAGGTCGGCACGGCGGCGGTCGCGCTCGCCGAGCGGGTCGGCGCTGCCGGCGTGTTGGCGGACAGTCTCACCCAGCGGGGCACCGCACGGGTGATGTGCGGGGACAGCGGTGGACTGACCGACCTCCGCCGAGCGCTCGACGGGGCCGTCGAAGCCGGCACGCACGAGCAGGTCATCACCGCCGCGGTGGGCACCGCGTCGGCCGCGTTCCGTTCGGGGCGCATCGAGCTGGCCGAGCACGCGCTCGACGTCGGTCTGGCGCACGCGAGCGGGCACGACCTCGATGCGGGCGTCGCGACCCTCGGGATGATGCGGGCAGGGTTCGACCTGTCCCAGGGTGCCTGGAACGCCGCGGAGGAGGTGTTCCGCAGCGTGCACGGCGATGGATCGGGGACCGGCTGGGCGGAGACGGTCGCCGCGGCGATGATCGGGCGCCTGCTCGCCCGCCGGGGCGAGGACGGCGCCGAGCGCTTCCTGGAGCGCGGTTGGAGCCTCGCCGTCGCCAGCGGCGAGATCCAGCGCCTCGGGCCCGCCGCCGCCGCGTACCTCGAGTGGGGCTGGCTCACCGGGCGTGTGGACCAGGTCCGGGCGGTCGCGGAGCAGGCGACCGCGACGGCAGCCAGGGTCGGTCACCTCTGGTACCTCGGCGAGCTGCTCCGGTACCGCGCCCTCGTGGACGGTCCGGCCGAACCGCCCCCGGCGGTCCCCGAGCCGTGGGCGAGCGGCATCCGGGGTGACTGGCGATCCGCGGCGACCGGCTGGCGGGACCGGGGGTGGCCGTACCTGGAGGCCCTGGAGCTGACCTGTGGCGACCCCGCCGCCATGCTCGAGGGGCTGGCGATCCTCGACCGGCTCGGCGCGGTGGCGACGGCGACCTCCGTGCGCCGCCGTCTGCGCGACCTCGGTGTGGCGCGCGTCCCCCGGGGGCCGCGCGCCGAGACCCGGGACCACCCGCTCGGTCTCACCCCACGCCAGGTCGAGGTGTTGGACCTGGTCTGCGCCGGGGCCACCAACGGCGAGATCGCCGAGCGGCTCGTGCTGTCGGTCCGGACGGTCGACCACCACGTCTCGGCCATCCTGGCCAAGCTGGGCGTGAGCAACCGCCGTGAGGCGTCAGCACGGGCCGGTGAGCTGGGGCTGCTGGCGTCCCCCGCGAGCTAG